The following are encoded together in the Salvia hispanica cultivar TCC Black 2014 chromosome 6, UniMelb_Shisp_WGS_1.0, whole genome shotgun sequence genome:
- the LOC125194648 gene encoding protein FAR1-RELATED SEQUENCE 5-like, with translation MYIPVCDDALKPMIGMKFNTLVEAVGFYEHYSRSVGFGIRKMGNKSVQGITKWQYLACNRQGSKNFIPGHASQSTEVSFKKRRCRSFRCECLAKLNLRYYSDGKSRGYEVYQFVEYHNHLMVADEHRHFMMANRNLDPIHRRFMEDCGRCNIGPTLTFKLLKEIMGGPENVGCDIIDIRNGYRDIMSNIDGSDAQMIFDYMRSQKESSDAFYYEIEIGSHGKLTRLFWADAISRRNYHMFGDVISFDSTYNTNRGKNPN, from the exons ATGTACATTCCTGTTTGTGATGATGCTTTGAAGCCAATGATTGGtatgaaattcaatacattaGTAGAAGCAGTTGGTTTCTATGAACATTATTCTCGTTCAGTTGGTTTTGGCATTCGTAAAATGGGTAACAAATCAGTTCAAGGTATTACTAAGTGGCAGTATTTGGCTTGCAACAGACAAGGCTCTAAGAATTTTATACCTGGTCATGCATCCCAATCAACTGAAGTGTCTTTTAAGAAGCGTAGGTGTCGGTCATTTAGGTGTGAATGTCTTGCTAAGCTCAATTTGAGATATTATTCAGATGGCAAGAGCAGAGGATATGAGGTTTATCAGTTTGTTGAGTATCATAATCACTTAATGGTTGCGGATGAGCATAGGCATTTTATGATGGCCAATCGCAATCTGGATCCTATTCATCGGAGGTTTATGGAGGATTGTGGCAGGTGTAATATTGGTCCCACTCTCACATTCAAACTTTTGAAGGAGATAATGGGTGGACCTGAAAATGTTGGATgtgatattattgatattagaAATGGTTATCGTGATATTATGTCCAATATTGATGGTTCAGATGCTCAAATGATTTTTGATTATATGCGTTCTCAAAAGGAATCATCTGATGCCTTCTattatgaaattgagataGGATCTCATGGAAAGTTAACTAGACTCTTTTGGGCTGATGCTATTTCAAGACGAAATTATCATATGTTTGGAGAtgtaatttcatttgattCAACATACAACACTAACAG GGGGAAAAACCCAAATTGA
- the LOC125195793 gene encoding bZIP transcription factor 17, translating to MAEATVVALDIPTDPPPEFDDFVSGLQIAPLADGVSGENDRDDAVVLEDLDFNFSFDDLGLPSAEDLDHLLNPAQMRQFHSQFGVDPSFAQFESNYDQMHYVFKSSSSELRHISGDGDVSGIRSCDGSGLMNSASPDTESHQISGYLNMPSPESNGSNRGGADNCDGDGKDLNCPSPDSQGSGNFESHVSDDSNNCVVRSVISSPNSSNSSVRNSVVDEKIKLEEPASKISSISLLKRKKEGEDLTHSDSRIKFRKSNCNAENNNSSNSNEGLSEEDERRKARLLRNRESAQLSRQRKKHYVEELEDKVRSMHSTIQDLNSKISYFMAENATLRQQMGGGSGTTAPPAVAAPPPMAAPPPGMYTHPAMMYPWMPYPQPYMMKSQGSQVPLVPIPRLKPQQPVQGSKTSKRTESKKNDGPKTKKVAGVSFLGLLFFIMLFGGLAPMINVRYGGAREAFAGGESYKAGGFSEKHSGRVLMVNGTEFDEKDGGRREYSSNSSVHYGQRGQGSPGDPSADESVRLRNGSEPLAASLYVPRNDKLVKIDGNLIIHSILASEKAMASNQHGSGETGLAVPDLAPAIPGQDVGRNGARHPLLRALGAADQDGTKSTAADGRLQQWFREGLAGPMLNAGMCTEVFQFDVSASSASGAIVPASTSRNISEAESKNSTHPSKARNRRILHPIPFHNISGQHTSEKEDLNIKKNSSSMVVSVLFDPREVSDAEVDGVMGTKSLSRIFVVVLMDSVRYVTYSCMLPFKAAPHLVTA from the exons ATGGCTGAAGCTACGGTGGTTGCCTTGGATATACCGACGGATCCTCCGCCGGAATTCGATGATTTCGTCTCTGGCCTGCAAATTGCGCCTCTAGCCGACGGTGTGTCTGGGGAAAACGATAGAGACGACGCTGTCGTGCTCGAGGATCTCGATTTCAATTTCTCCTTCGATGATCTCGGCCTTCCATCTGCCGAAGATCTCGATCACCTCCTTAATCCCGCGCAGATGCGCCAGTTTCATTCCCAATTCGGAGTGGATCCAAGTTTCGCCCAATTTGAGTCCAATTACGATCAAATGCATTATGTTTTCAAATCGTCGTCGTCGGAGCTGCGCCACATTTCCGGAGATGGGGATGTATCTGGCATTCGGAGCTGCGATGGATCGGGGCTTATGAATTCCGCTTCTCCAGATACAGAGTCGCATCAGATTTCTGGCTATCTCAACATGCCCTCGCCGGAATCGAACGGATCGAATCGCGGCGGCGCTGATAATTGCGATGGTGACGGGAAGGATTTGAATTGCCCCTCGCCGGACTCGCAGGGTTCCGGGAATTTTGAGTCACATGTGTCGGatgattcaaataattgtGTCGTCAGATCGGTAATTTCTTCGCCTAATTCGAGTAATAGTTCGGTTAGAAATAGTGTTGTTGATGAGAAGATTAAGTTAGAGGAGCCGGCTAGTAAGATTAGCAGCATTTCTTTgctgaaaaggaaaaaagaaggTGAGGATTTGACGCATAGTGACTCAAGGATTAAGTTTAGGAAATCTAACTGTAATGCAGAGAATAACAATAGTAGCAATAGTAACGAGGGGTTGAGTGAGGAGGATGAGAGAAGAAAGGCAAGGTTGTTGAGGAATCGGGAGAGTGCTCAATTGTCTAGACAGAGGAAGAAACATTACGTAGAGGAGTTGGAAGACAAAGTGAGGAGCATGCATTCAACAATTCAAGATCTAAATTCGAAGATTTCGTACTTCATGGCAGAAAATGCTACTCTGAGGCAACAAATGGGTGGTGGCAGCGGCACCACCGCTCCCCCTGCTGTTGCTGCGCCTCCCCCTATGGCGGCTCCTCCTCCTGGGATGTACACACATCCAGCCATGATGTACCCATGGATGCCATATCCTCAACCTTATATGATGAAGTCGCAGGGCTCTCAAGTGCCCTTGGTACCAATCCCTAGGTTGAAACCGCAGCAGCCAGTGCAGGGATCAAAGACGAGCAAGAGGACGGAAAGCAAGAAGAACGATGGGCCTAAGACCAAGAAGGTTGCTGGTGTTAGTTTTCTTGGTTTGCTGTTTTTCATAATGTTGTTCGGAGGCTTGGCTCCAATGATTAATGTTCGATATGGAGGGGCTAGGGAAGCATTCGCCGGAGGAGAAAGTTATAAGGCAGGTGGGTTTAGTGAGAAACATAGTGGGAGAGTGTTGATGGTAAATGGTACTGAGTTTGATGAGAAAGATGGTGGTAGAAGAGagtatagtagtaatagtagtGTACATTATGGTCAAAGAGGTCAGGGGAGTCCAGGGGATCCAAGTGCAGATGAATCTGTTCGCTTGAGAAATGGAAGTGAACCTCTTGCAGCATCGTTGTATGTTCCCAGGAACGATAAGCTTGTCAAGATTGACGGGAACTTAATCATCCATTCCATTTTGGCAAGTGAAAAAGCTATGGCATCTAACCAGCATGGAAGTGGTGAGACTGGTCTGGCAGTTCCAGATTTAGCTCCTGCAATTCCTGGTCAGGATGTTGGAAGAAATGGTGCTAGACATCCCCTTTTAAGAGCTCTTGGTGCGGCCGATCAGGATGGTACAAAGTCAACAGCAGCTGATGGCAGGCTTCAGCAGTGGTTCCGTGAAGGCCTGGCCG GGCCGATGTTGAATGCTGGTATGTGCACAGAAGTATTCCAGTTTGATGTGTCCGCTTCTTCTGCATCTGGAGCCATAGTACCAGCAAGTACTTCAAGAAACATATCTGAAGCAGAGAGCAAGAATTCCACGCACCCAAGCAAGGCAAGAAACAGGAGGATCCTCCATCCAATCCCATTTCACAACATCTCTGGACAACATACATCAGAGAAAGAGGACTTGAACATAAAGAAAAACTCATCTTCAATGGTGGTCTCTGTGCTCTTTGATCCGAGAGAGGTATCCGATGCTGAGGTGGATGGCGTGATGGGGACGAAGTCCCTGTCACGAATCTTTGTTGTTGTACTAATGGACAGCGTCAGGTACGTCACTTACTCATGCATGCTTCCGTTCAAGGCTGCCCCTCATCTTGTAACTGCGTGA